Proteins encoded together in one Candidatus Binatia bacterium window:
- a CDS encoding trypsin-like peptidase domain-containing protein has product MLSREALAAREADDVANLEEVDNRDGTWSFALPRNFDTGMAVAGEMVTWRYIGQARYANTPKPVRGPQRFVVQEPKFRTPAEKLAAGRRIDSQGRIWQPIAVDAPYWAAMRLPGEDELERDSLPDSAPENEPLGDEYPVGSVVEWYPSSWTKDTCTDPNGNTSKTWVWEDEDRTEKTGTLTDRQDTTVKVWNFSSTVDTICTGTILTDDSILTSAHCVSDDDNDPIANRDISVCRYDGYDWSSDCRNVADIDFTSGYRGGSGDGGGNDFNDDWAILELRGSWSGTVNDMQLSQAGNSTLRDLDRVHNLGFPGFLEGCELAGGIELYHVVEREEIASVYRKSLRLKIDSAGGHSGGPFYYCPADDNNRCASGEKGYVIGVNAGWNGTRVIGPKAANFRDEAIAFITD; this is encoded by the coding sequence GTGCTCAGTCGTGAGGCCCTCGCGGCGCGCGAGGCCGATGATGTCGCCAATCTTGAGGAAGTGGACAATCGGGATGGTACCTGGTCGTTTGCCCTGCCACGGAACTTCGATACCGGGATGGCTGTGGCGGGCGAGATGGTGACGTGGCGCTATATCGGCCAGGCACGCTATGCGAATACACCGAAACCGGTGCGGGGTCCGCAGCGCTTTGTGGTCCAGGAGCCGAAGTTCCGAACGCCTGCCGAAAAGCTCGCCGCAGGTCGCCGGATCGATTCTCAGGGCAGGATCTGGCAGCCGATTGCCGTGGACGCTCCGTACTGGGCGGCGATGCGCCTTCCGGGTGAAGACGAGCTGGAGCGGGACAGTCTGCCGGACAGCGCACCTGAGAACGAGCCGCTTGGCGACGAGTATCCCGTCGGATCCGTGGTGGAATGGTACCCCAGCAGTTGGACGAAGGATACTTGCACGGACCCGAATGGCAACACCAGCAAGACGTGGGTCTGGGAAGACGAGGACCGCACCGAGAAAACGGGAACCCTCACGGACCGTCAGGACACGACGGTCAAGGTGTGGAACTTCTCGTCGACCGTCGATACGATCTGCACGGGTACGATTCTGACCGACGATTCGATTCTGACATCGGCTCATTGCGTGAGTGATGACGATAACGACCCCATCGCGAATCGCGACATATCTGTTTGCCGCTATGATGGATACGACTGGAGCAGCGATTGTCGCAATGTCGCGGACATCGATTTCACCAGCGGGTACCGGGGAGGATCCGGTGACGGCGGCGGAAATGATTTCAACGATGATTGGGCGATCCTGGAGCTCAGGGGGTCGTGGAGCGGCACAGTAAACGACATGCAGCTCTCGCAGGCGGGCAACAGCACCTTGCGCGACCTCGATCGAGTTCACAATCTGGGCTTCCCGGGCTTCCTTGAGGGCTGCGAACTCGCGGGCGGCATTGAACTCTACCATGTCGTCGAACGCGAGGAGATCGCCTCGGTCTATCGCAAGTCCCTGCGGCTGAAGATCGATTCGGCGGGGGGCCATTCGGGTGGCCCGTTCTACTACTGCCCGGCGGATGACAACAACCGGTGCGCCTCGGGTGAAAAGGGCTATGTCATCGGGGTGAATGCGGGCTGGAACGGGACCCGGGTGATTGGTCCCAAGGCCGCGAATTTCCGGGACGAAGCGATTGCGTTCATCACGGATTAG